In Oscillospiraceae bacterium, the DNA window CCGTGTTTCCGCTTGTGAAGAAATACGGGGCGCTGCTCGTCTGCCTGACCCTGGACGAGGAAGGCATCCCGCCCACCGCGGCGGCGCGCGTGGACATCGCCCGGCGCCTGCGGGACGAGGCGCGCCGGTACGGCGTTCCGGAGGAGGATCTGCTGATCGACTGTCTGGTGCTCACGGTTTCGGCCCAGCAGGCGCAGGTGCAAGAGACGCTGGCGGCCGTGCGCGGCGTGAAGGCCGAGCTGGGCCTGCACACGGTGCTGGGCGTCAGCAACGTGTCCTTCGGTCTGCCGGAGCGCGAGGCCGTAAACGCGGGCTTTTTGGCCGCGGCCCTGGGCGCCGGGCTGGACGCCGCGATTTTGAACCCGCTGTCCGCGCGTTACCGCGAGGTGCTGGACGTCTTCCGGGTCCTGAACAACGAGGACAAGGGCGCCGCGCATTACATCGAGACGCGCGCGGCGCGCACAAAAGACGCGCCCGCGGCATCCGCCGAGGCGCGTGTGCTGTCGCTGGCCGAGATCATCGCGCAGGGCCGCCGCGATCTGGCGGCGGGCGCCGTGCGGGCGCGGCTCGAAGCAGTCTCGCCGCTGGACATCATCGACCGCGAGTTCATCCCGGCCCTGGACGAGGTGGGCCGGCGTTTTGAGAGCGGCGAGATCTTTTTGCCGCAGCTCATGCAGTCGGCCCAGGCGGTGCAGGAGGGGTTCGCGGTCATCAAGGATCACATGACGCGCACCGGGTGCGGGCGCGAGAGCCGGGGCAAGATCCTGCTTGCCACCGTGCAGGGCGATATCCACGACATCGGTAAGAACATTGTGCGGATGCTGCTCGAAAATTACGGCTACGATGTCGTCGATCTCGGCAAAGACGTGCCGATCCGGACGGTGGTGGACACGATCCGCGCGCAGGGCATCCGTCTGGCCGGGCTCAGCGCGCTTATGACCACCACTGTGAAGAGCATGAAGGACACGATAGCGGCGGTGCGCGCGGCGGGGCTGCCCTGCACCTTCATGGTGGGCGGCGCTGTCCTGAGCCCCGACTACGCCGACTTTGTCGGCGCCGACCACTACGCCAAAGACGCCATGGAGAGCGTCGCCATCGCGAACGAGTACTTTTCCGCGAAAAGCTGACGTGGATGCGGTGGACGCGGGCATGCGGAAAACACGAGGGGTTCCCTATTCGCGTATAGGAATTTCGTGGAGGGAAAAGAAGTCTTCGCTTGTGATGCCGTGGGGGCGATTGATGCGGTGCAGGAGAAAGAGACTGTCGGGGTCCTCCCGGGCGATGAGGCTGAGGCCGCGCTGTGTGGAGAGGCTGACGCGAAAGCCGAGGGCTTTGACGACGGGCCGGGAGGAGTAGCTGACGGCGCCGTACGGGTAGGCAAAGAGAAGGGGCGCGCGGCCCGTCTTCGCGCGTGTACGCTGCTGCATCTGCATAAGGTCGCCGGTGAGCCGCGCCGTGTATGCGTCCAGGTCCTCATTTGGGTCCAGAGAGGCGCCGAGACGGCCGCCGGTGTTTCGGTGCAGGCCGTAGGTGTGGCTGCCCAGTTCCACAACACCCGTGTCGGCCATCTCGCGGGCTTCGTCCCAGCTGAGATAGTAGCGGCTGCCGCTGTCGTCGCCGGCGTCGGAGGCGTCAAGACATTCGCCGATGAGAGAGATGACCGCCCGCATACCGTACGCGCGCAGCAGCGGGTAGGCGTAGACATAGTTGTCGCGGTACCCGTCGTCGAAGGTGAGCAGCACCGGCCGCTCCGGCAGCGGCGCGCTCTCGTCCATATAGGCGATGAGGTCGGCGGACAGCACGCTCTCATAGCCCTGGTCGCGCAGGTAGCGCAGGTCGCTCTCAAGCTCTTCGGGAGAGACGACAAAGGAACTCCAGTCCTCCGGCCGTTCGCTGAGGCTGTGGTATGTCACCACCAGAAGCGGGACCGCGTCGGTGTAGGCATGTGTCGGCAGGTCGGAAAAGCGCAGACAGAGGAACGGAAGCGCCCAGAGAAGCGGCCGCAATTTTCGTATCATAAGCCTTGATTTTCCTCCCATAGCATGCGGAGAAACCCCTCGGAATGGACTCTATTTGGCGGGGGGATATGAAATTTTTCAAACAGGGGCTGCGCGATGCGCCGGCACAGGGCGTCAAAGGTCCGGCGGTCCATCTGGGCGCGCCGTGACAGCAGGTCGCGGATGAGTACGCGCTCGCTCTCGCGCAGCGGATAGCGTGACAGGCGCCCGGGGCCGGCCGATTGGGCGGCCGACCGCAGGGCGATGAGGGAGGCGGCGCGCGCGCGCGTATCGCGCACCACGACGGTCCCGGCCACGAAGTCGCCGATCCGGCGGCTTTCCGCGCTCAGAAACATGGAGACAACCCCGACGGCGTAGAACGAGGGCAGGAAGTCGAGCAGACGAAACAGATTGCGCACGGTGGCCCCCGCCCAGCCGAGCGGCCGTCCGTCCCGCCGGATCACCCGAAGACCGCAGAGGATCTTGCCCGGTGTCCGCCCGTGTAAAATTCCCTCAAAGACGATGAAGTAGACGAAGAAGAGAAGCGCCGCGGCCAGGATCATGGCCGCCGTGTACAGGGAAGAACCGTTTCCCGACAGATAAGACCCTGTGGCGAGAAAACCCACAAACAGAAGCCAAAAAGCGAAACCCTGAAAGAGCATGTCCAGAGCGAGCGCGAGACACCGCGAACCGAGGCCGGCCAGCTCAAATGAAAGGGTTACCTGTTCGGGCGTGTCCACATGCAAACGAGTCGAGTCCAAGGGCGCGTTCACACCTTTCCTTGACAAGATCGCCGCGGCGGCGGATAATGAACTTTGGGCGAAAGGAGCTGGCCGCATGACGGAGGAACGATTTGTCCGCACACACGCGGACCGCTGGCAGGCGCTGGAGGTCTGTACGGAGCGTGCGCAGAAAATGGAAAATTTTACCACATTGGCCGATTTCGACAGGCTTTATCGAGAAGTGGCGGGGCATCTGTCCTACGCACAGACGCACTTCCCGCTCTCGGACACCTGCCGGTATCTCAACACCCTGGTGGCCCGAGCGCACCACGGCCTGTATCGGCGCGGCGGCGGGCCCGGGGCGCTGCGGCGCCTGACGTTTCGGGGCGCGCGCGCGGTGTGGGAAAACGGACGCTTTGTGCTGGCGTCGCTTGGCCTCTTTGCGGCCTTCGCGCTGTACGGCTATCTCTTCTGCTGGTTTGCGCCCGAGACGGCGTCCGCCTTTCTGCCGGAGGACTATCTAAACGCCTCGCCGTCCGGGGACGGATGGGACAGCGCCGTGATGTCGAGCATGATCATGGTGAACAACATCCGGGTGTCGGTGGTCGCCTTCTGCGCCGGTATCACCTTTGGCCTCGGCACGGTCTATATCTTGAGCATGAACGCCTTGATGCTGGGCGCGCTGGCGGCCCATGTGACCGCCGCCGGCTGGGCGGTGGAGTTCTGGTCGCTTATCCTGCCGCACGGCGTGTGGGAGCTGTTTGCCATCTGCCTGTCCGGCGCCGCCGGGCTGCGCATCGGGTACGCCCTGCTGCGGCCCGGCCGTCTCAGGCGGGGCGACGCCCTGGTGGCGGCCGGCCGCGGGGCGGTGGCGCTCATGGGCTTTGTCTGCGCGCTGCTCGTTTTGGCCGGGGTGGTGGAGGGTTTTTTCACGCCCTCCGCAGTGCCCCCCGCGGCCAAACTGATTTTCGCGGGTCTCACCGGCGTCCTGCTGCTTTGCTACCTTTGGGCCGGCCGCCGCGCCGCCGCCCGGCCGCCGGAAACCGCCTTGGGCAGACAATAAATCAATAAATCTCCAAATCTCCTCCCAAAACGTCTGCCGGATGCGGCGCCGAGCGGGGGTTTTACGGCGTTTGCCTATATCTTCATCTTGTTCTTGTGCGTCATGTACTGGCGCACAAGATAAGACAGCAGACGAGAGGGGTCGGCGGCGTGGCAGCCGATGCCGGCGCGCCGGAGGGCGGGTACGGCCTCCTGCTCCGATTCGCTGCGGTAGATGGCCGCCGCCTTTTGGAAAAGCGCCGGCATGTCGCCGCTCGGCTGCGCGGCCATGACGGAGAGCTCCGGGTTCGAGAGTGAGGCGCAGAGCACGGCGTGGCGGCGTGCCGTCCGCGCCAGCGCCGCGCCCGCGGCGTGGGCCGCCTCCGCCCCGTCGAGGTACGAAAACAGGCAGACGAACGCGCGGCGGCGCACACGCGCCTCCAAAAAAGCCGCCAGATCGGTTAGGCTGCTCTCCACGCGCGCGGCGCGCACCTTGTACAGGAGCTCCAGCAGCCGGGTCATGTGGCGCGCGCCCTTGTCGGGCGGCAGAAAGACCGTGACCTCCGCGCCGTAAAAGATGAGACCCACCCGGTCGCCCGAGCTCAGCGCCACCTGCGCCAGTGCCGCGGCGGTCTCAACCGCGCGGTCGAGGCGCGTGACGTCTCCCATCGGCGCCTCCATCCAGCGGCCGGTGTCGATGGCCAAGATGATCTGCTGACCCCGTTCTACGTCGTACACATTGGTCATGGGCCGCCCGGCTCGGGCGGTGGCCATCCAGTTGATCTTGCGGATGTCGTCGTCCGGCGTGTACTCGCGGATCCCGGTGAACTCCGCGCCCACGCCGCGCACGCGGTGGACGGAGGCGTCGGCGCGCGCCAATTGGCGCCGGCTTGCCAGCATGCGGTACTTGCGCATCGGTCCCAGATCGGGGTACACCGGCACGCTGTCCGGGCACGGCAGAGCAAAGCGCCGCGTGCACAGGCCGAGGCGGCCGCGGATCTCCACGTGGCAGTTCCCAAAGGAGAAGCGGCCGCGCTGTGTGGGGCGTGCGGCATAGCGGATTTCCAGCCGTTCGCCGGGCGGGCAGTGCGCCGCCGTTGGCGTGTGTTCCCACAAAAATGTCGCCGGCGGCGTGTCGTCTATCCGCATCGACACCCCATGGCGGCTTTTGTTTTCGACCGCCACCGTGACAAAGGTCTCCCGGCGCAGCTCAAAGCTGTCCGAAAACGAGCGGGCGGCCGCAAAATGCCGCCGCCGCGGGCTGACCAGTACATCCGCCGCGTACAGCAGCAGGAGAACGGTGTCGGAGATCATCAGAAACTGGGAAGACAGGCCGAGCGGCGCGCCGATGGCCACGGTAAAGAGGGTGGCCATCAGCAACAGGGCCATGGTTTTGGTGATGCCCATCGGTACGCCCCCTCTCTATCTCGGCACCCGTGCCTCGCTCAAGATCTGGGCGAGCAGCCGGTCGGCCGTGGCGCCCTCGATCTCCGCGTCGGGCGTGAGGATGATGCGGTGGCGCAGCACGGGCGTCACCAGGGACTGGATGTCCTCCGGAATGACAAAATCCCGGCCCTCCAGCAGCGCCGCGGCCTTGGCCGTCTGTAAAAGCGCGATGGAGGCGCGCGGCGAACCGCCCAGCAGGATGTAGTGGTTGCGCCGCGTGGCCTCGACAATGTCCAAAATATATCCAAACAGACTGTCGTCCACACGCACGCCCCCCGCTTCGCGCCGTGCGGCCAGGATGCCGGCGGCGTCGACGACAGGGCTCAGCCGCTCGAAATCCCGCGGGTGGAAACCCGCGTGCGTGTTGCGCAGCACCGCGTGTTCCTCCGGCCGGGTGGGGTAACCGACCGTCAGCTTCATCATAAAGCGGTCGAGCTGCGCCTCCGGGAGCGGATAGGTGCCCTCGTACTCCACGGGGTTTTGGGTGGCAAAGACCATGAAAGGCTGGGCGAGCGGATAGTCCTGCCCGTCGATCGAGACGCGGTTTTCCTCCATTGCCTCAAGCAGCGCCGACTGGGTCTTGGGCGGCGTGCGGTTGATCTCGTCGGCCAGCAAAAATTGTGTGAACAACGGGCCGCGCTTCAGATGAAACGCGTGGGTGGACAGATCGAAGATACTGGCGCCGATGATGTCGGAGGGCATGAGGTCGGGTGTGAATTGGATGCGTTTGAACTCGACGCCCACCGACTGCGCCAGCGCGCGCACCGCCAGTGTCTTGCCCAGCCCGGGTACGCCCTCGATCAGGACATGGCCGCCGGAAAACAGGCAGATGAGCATGTGCCGTACAAATTCGTCCTGTCCTACGAAGATCCGGCCCATCTGACCCCGGATGTTGGCGGAGGTCTGTGTCATCGTCATGGTGTCTTCTCCTTCCGCAGCCTCTCCATCTCTGAGGCCAACGCCGGCGCGGCGGCGCGGCCGTTCGGCTGTGTCTCGACGGTCTCAAGCTGCTGTTCGATGTGGGGGTACCGCAGGCCGGTCCGGGCGACCAGGCGACGGTAACAGAGGCGCAGCGCGTCGGGCCAGAGCCCGGCGCGCGCCATGAGGGAGGCGAGCGCGAACGTCTCTTCGGTCTCCTCCCGAGGCCGCCGGTCGGCCGGGACGTCGGGAGCGCCCAGCCGCGTGTTCAAAAAGAGCAGACACAGCAGCGCGGCGAAGAGGAGCTGCACGAGCCCGGCGCGCAGCCAGTCGGGGAGGATGGAAAACGGCGTATCGCCGCCCCTTTGGTAGAGCTCATTGTCCATGAACCCTTCGCGGCCGTATTCGTCGAACCAGATGGTCCGCTCCCGCGAGGACCAGAGTGAGACGACGAGCTCGTGGACGGAAGAGGCCGAGACATTGCCGTTGCGGAAGTTCCACGGGTTCTCCAGCACCATGTACGCGTTGCCGCGGGCCTGCCAGGCCGCCAGCGCCTCCGGGTTCTCCGGGTGCAGGCTGTCGGGATCAAACACGAGCAGCACGCCGTCGCCCGTCGCTTCGATGCTCCGCTGCTTGCGCGCCACCTGAAAGCCCTCCTCTTCCAGCAGCACATAGAGGGCCCGGACGCCGTTGGGGCCGTTGTTGTAAGAACTAAACGGAAGATCCTGATTTGGCCGGAACAGCCCCAGAAACAGGGCGCCCGCCAAGAAGAGCAGCAGCAGGACGACAATCCACCAGGTGTTTCTCTTCATGCGGCGGCCCTCCCCTCAAAGAGAGACGTCAGCGCCCGGCGCCAGTGCGTAAGCAGCGCGGGTTCGACCGGCTGCCCGCCGTAGCGCCACACGGCAAAGACAAAAGAAAATGCGGCGAAGGCCTCGGCGCCTTGGTACCCCGCGCGCCGCAGATCGGCCAGATACTGCCGGTTGGTGCGCCCCGGGATCTGCACGATGAGCCGGCACTCGCCGAGCCGCGCGAGCAGCGCCGCCATCAGAGCGGCGGCGGCCTCGGCCCAGGCGGCGGCGGATATCAGTTCGTCGGCGCGCCGCAGCCACTCCGCCGCCGTCGGCGCGCGCTCCGCCGGGCCGTCCTTTTTTTTGGCCCTCGTTCGTCCCCGCCGCGCCCGGCGGCGGAGGAGCCATGCGGCGGCCAAAACGATCAGCGCGGCCAGCAGCGCGAGAAAGACATAGCTCCA includes these proteins:
- a CDS encoding DUF58 domain-containing protein, with protein sequence MGITKTMALLLMATLFTVAIGAPLGLSSQFLMISDTVLLLLYAADVLVSPRRRHFAAARSFSDSFELRRETFVTVAVENKSRHGVSMRIDDTPPATFLWEHTPTAAHCPPGERLEIRYAARPTQRGRFSFGNCHVEIRGRLGLCTRRFALPCPDSVPVYPDLGPMRKYRMLASRRQLARADASVHRVRGVGAEFTGIREYTPDDDIRKINWMATARAGRPMTNVYDVERGQQIILAIDTGRWMEAPMGDVTRLDRAVETAAALAQVALSSGDRVGLIFYGAEVTVFLPPDKGARHMTRLLELLYKVRAARVESSLTDLAAFLEARVRRRAFVCLFSYLDGAEAAHAAGAALARTARRHAVLCASLSNPELSVMAAQPSGDMPALFQKAAAIYRSESEQEAVPALRRAGIGCHAADPSRLLSYLVRQYMTHKNKMKI
- a CDS encoding polysaccharide deacetylase family protein — encoded protein: MIRKLRPLLWALPFLCLRFSDLPTHAYTDAVPLLVVTYHSLSERPEDWSSFVVSPEELESDLRYLRDQGYESVLSADLIAYMDESAPLPERPVLLTFDDGYRDNYVYAYPLLRAYGMRAVISLIGECLDASDAGDDSGSRYYLSWDEAREMADTGVVELGSHTYGLHRNTGGRLGASLDPNEDLDAYTARLTGDLMQMQQRTRAKTGRAPLLFAYPYGAVSYSSRPVVKALGFRVSLSTQRGLSLIAREDPDSLFLLHRINRPHGITSEDFFSLHEIPIRE
- a CDS encoding DUF4350 domain-containing protein, yielding MKRNTWWIVVLLLLFLAGALFLGLFRPNQDLPFSSYNNGPNGVRALYVLLEEEGFQVARKQRSIEATGDGVLLVFDPDSLHPENPEALAAWQARGNAYMVLENPWNFRNGNVSASSVHELVVSLWSSRERTIWFDEYGREGFMDNELYQRGGDTPFSILPDWLRAGLVQLLFAALLCLLFLNTRLGAPDVPADRRPREETEETFALASLMARAGLWPDALRLCYRRLVARTGLRYPHIEQQLETVETQPNGRAAAPALASEMERLRKEKTP
- a CDS encoding RDD family protein codes for the protein MDSTRLHVDTPEQVTLSFELAGLGSRCLALALDMLFQGFAFWLLFVGFLATGSYLSGNGSSLYTAAMILAAALLFFVYFIVFEGILHGRTPGKILCGLRVIRRDGRPLGWAGATVRNLFRLLDFLPSFYAVGVVSMFLSAESRRIGDFVAGTVVVRDTRARAASLIALRSAAQSAGPGRLSRYPLRESERVLIRDLLSRRAQMDRRTFDALCRRIAQPLFEKFHIPPPNRVHSEGFLRMLWEENQGL
- a CDS encoding DUF4129 domain-containing protein, giving the protein MAQHLDEILTRPEFSGYSSSLLERIFAAIVEFFRALLSGIGLTATRLGSWSYVFLALLAALIVLAAAWLLRRRARRGRTRAKKKDGPAERAPTAAEWLRRADELISAAAWAEAAAALMAALLARLGECRLIVQIPGRTNRQYLADLRRAGYQGAEAFAAFSFVFAVWRYGGQPVEPALLTHWRRALTSLFEGRAAA
- a CDS encoding stage II sporulation protein M, whose amino-acid sequence is MTEERFVRTHADRWQALEVCTERAQKMENFTTLADFDRLYREVAGHLSYAQTHFPLSDTCRYLNTLVARAHHGLYRRGGGPGALRRLTFRGARAVWENGRFVLASLGLFAAFALYGYLFCWFAPETASAFLPEDYLNASPSGDGWDSAVMSSMIMVNNIRVSVVAFCAGITFGLGTVYILSMNALMLGALAAHVTAAGWAVEFWSLILPHGVWELFAICLSGAAGLRIGYALLRPGRLRRGDALVAAGRGAVALMGFVCALLVLAGVVEGFFTPSAVPPAAKLIFAGLTGVLLLCYLWAGRRAAARPPETALGRQ
- a CDS encoding MoxR family ATPase: MTMTQTSANIRGQMGRIFVGQDEFVRHMLICLFSGGHVLIEGVPGLGKTLAVRALAQSVGVEFKRIQFTPDLMPSDIIGASIFDLSTHAFHLKRGPLFTQFLLADEINRTPPKTQSALLEAMEENRVSIDGQDYPLAQPFMVFATQNPVEYEGTYPLPEAQLDRFMMKLTVGYPTRPEEHAVLRNTHAGFHPRDFERLSPVVDAAGILAARREAGGVRVDDSLFGYILDIVEATRRNHYILLGGSPRASIALLQTAKAAALLEGRDFVIPEDIQSLVTPVLRHRIILTPDAEIEGATADRLLAQILSEARVPR